The Hymenobacter sp. GOD-10R genome includes a window with the following:
- a CDS encoding OmpA family protein → MKTLRSYFAFMLALLLLGTNFAQAQDSAKTKKPWSKTAKGGLLGAGGGAVVGGVLGRVIGGKNSTAGGAIIGAAVGGGAGALIGRRMDKQAAELKKDMEGAKVERVGEGIKITFNSGILFAKNSATLTSAAAENINTLATTLKKYGDTNVLIEGHTDNTGTDAINDPLSKRRAQAVANAITAQGIDTSRLTTQGYGSKQPVADNSTEAGRTANRRVEVAIYANEKLKKAAEKGTI, encoded by the coding sequence ATGAAAACTCTCCGTTCGTATTTCGCCTTCATGCTAGCGCTGCTACTGTTGGGGACCAACTTTGCGCAAGCGCAGGACTCTGCTAAAACCAAGAAGCCTTGGAGCAAAACCGCCAAAGGCGGCTTGCTAGGTGCTGGTGGCGGTGCTGTTGTAGGTGGCGTGCTAGGCCGCGTGATTGGTGGTAAGAACAGCACTGCTGGTGGTGCTATCATTGGTGCCGCAGTAGGTGGTGGTGCTGGCGCCCTGATCGGCCGTCGCATGGACAAGCAGGCTGCTGAGCTGAAGAAAGACATGGAAGGCGCCAAAGTTGAGCGCGTAGGCGAAGGCATCAAGATCACCTTCAACTCGGGTATCTTGTTCGCTAAGAACTCGGCTACTCTAACGAGTGCTGCTGCTGAAAACATCAACACGCTGGCTACTACGCTGAAAAAGTACGGTGACACCAACGTGCTGATCGAAGGCCACACCGACAACACCGGTACGGATGCTATCAACGATCCGCTGTCGAAGCGTCGTGCGCAGGCCGTTGCTAACGCCATCACGGCCCAAGGTATCGATACGTCGCGCTTGACTACCCAAGGCTACGGCTCGAAACAGCCAGTTGCTGACAACTCTACGGAAGCTGGTCGCACTGCCAACCGTCGTGTAGAAGTTGCCATCTACGCTAACGAAAAGCTGAAGAAGGCTGCTGAGAAAGGCACCATCTAA
- a CDS encoding endonuclease III: MTPDQKTWQNHLILHEFYGPLPLAPRRTPMRELISTLLSHRTTHVAEELAYSRMLEEFGDWEGVLVAPLAALAHAIRTTRWPDTQAPRIQEILRRIKAERGEFNLDFLAEWPVEKGLQWLTDMPGIGLKTASLVLLFNFQKPVLPVDTHVHRVAQRVGMIGPKVSVEKAHQLLLAQLPKDPVVLLNFHKHNYWHGQHICFFAKPDCARCPLKGFCNYYEEHYGPATAEALAATPKHWDIAWGELQH; the protein is encoded by the coding sequence ATGACACCCGACCAGAAAACTTGGCAAAATCACCTCATTCTACACGAGTTCTACGGTCCGTTGCCGTTAGCGCCGCGTCGCACACCCATGCGCGAGTTGATTTCTACGTTGCTTTCGCATCGTACTACTCACGTGGCAGAAGAGCTAGCATATAGTCGGATGCTGGAAGAATTTGGAGACTGGGAAGGAGTGTTGGTCGCGCCATTGGCTGCCCTAGCCCACGCCATTCGGACCACTCGGTGGCCCGATACGCAAGCACCACGTATCCAAGAAATACTGCGGCGCATCAAGGCCGAGCGAGGTGAGTTTAACCTAGACTTCTTAGCCGAGTGGCCTGTAGAGAAGGGGTTGCAATGGCTAACCGACATGCCTGGTATTGGCCTGAAGACTGCCTCACTGGTGTTGCTCTTCAACTTTCAAAAGCCAGTATTGCCCGTTGACACGCACGTGCACCGAGTGGCACAGCGAGTAGGCATGATCGGGCCGAAAGTGTCCGTGGAGAAGGCGCACCAGCTTCTATTAGCGCAGTTGCCCAAGGATCCGGTGGTACTACTCAACTTTCACAAGCACAACTACTGGCACGGGCAACATATCTGCTTTTTTGCGAAGCCTGACTGCGCTCGTTGTCCATTAAAGGGCTTTTGCAACTACTATGAAGAGCATTACGGTCCAGCTACGGCTGAAGCCCTCGCAGCTACCCCAAAACACTGGGATATAGCTTGGGGTGAGTTGCAGCACTAA
- a CDS encoding radical SAM protein, whose product MRLVRHPVLCNYYVTYRCNARCSFCDIWEKPSPYILLADVEQNLRDLKRLGVSVIDFTGGEPLLHRQIHEFVGLAHELGFITTLTTNCLLYPKYAERLRGKVDMLHFSLDASEKEVHDKGRGVACFDFVLESIRVAKELGERPDILFTVFRENLADLEAVYRDIAQPNGLMLIINPAFEYNSVATGEQLTTAELDYLSAFGKRKGVYLNEAFIQLRRDGGNHVAAPVCRAASTTLVISPNNELVLPCYHLGTQQFPIAGQLFDLYNSATVQQLAALEGRLPQCEGCTINCYMQPSFAVETSKYFWQALPSTLKYNLHKGTWKRMLTR is encoded by the coding sequence ATGCGCCTCGTTCGTCACCCGGTTCTCTGCAATTATTACGTCACGTACCGGTGCAATGCGCGCTGTTCGTTCTGCGATATTTGGGAAAAGCCTTCACCTTACATTTTGTTAGCTGATGTCGAGCAAAATCTGCGGGATCTTAAAAGGCTTGGCGTAAGCGTCATCGACTTCACAGGGGGCGAGCCACTGCTGCACCGGCAGATTCATGAGTTTGTGGGCTTGGCGCACGAACTAGGTTTCATCACGACGCTCACGACTAACTGCCTTTTGTACCCCAAATACGCCGAGCGGCTGCGGGGCAAAGTGGATATGTTGCATTTCTCCCTCGATGCCTCCGAGAAAGAGGTACACGACAAAGGCCGTGGGGTGGCTTGTTTCGACTTTGTGCTCGAAAGTATTCGGGTCGCAAAGGAGCTAGGGGAGCGGCCTGATATTTTGTTCACTGTCTTTCGCGAGAACTTAGCTGATTTGGAAGCTGTGTACCGCGACATTGCGCAGCCCAATGGGCTAATGCTCATCATTAACCCGGCATTCGAGTACAACAGCGTTGCTACCGGCGAGCAACTCACCACGGCAGAGCTAGATTATTTGTCGGCTTTCGGCAAACGTAAAGGGGTGTACCTCAACGAAGCTTTCATTCAGCTGCGGCGCGATGGGGGCAACCACGTTGCCGCACCTGTGTGCCGTGCCGCCAGCACTACGCTCGTTATTTCCCCCAACAACGAACTGGTGCTGCCGTGCTACCACCTAGGTACGCAACAATTCCCTATTGCTGGCCAGCTCTTCGACCTCTACAACTCCGCCACGGTGCAGCAGCTAGCAGCGCTGGAAGGGCGGCTACCGCAGTGTGAAGGCTGCACCATCAACTGCTACATGCAACCTAGCTTCGCCGTCGAAACCAGCAAGTATTTCTGGCAGGCCTTACCAAGTACGTTGAAGTACAACCTGCATAAGGGCACGTGGAAGCGCATGCTCACTCGCTAG
- a CDS encoding gamma carbonic anhydrase family protein, with protein MPALILPVHGVTPQLGPNCFVADNATIVGDVVLGADCTVWFNAVIRGDVNSIRIGERTNIQDGAVLHCTYQRAATTLGSRVSIGHRAIVHGCTVEDDVLIGMGAIVMDHAIVGKGCIIAAGAVVLENTQCEPGYLYAGVPARKIKPVTEEQRSNLLRTADNYVLYASWFKAE; from the coding sequence ATGCCTGCTCTGATTCTGCCCGTTCATGGTGTCACGCCTCAACTAGGCCCTAATTGTTTCGTTGCAGATAATGCGACTATTGTGGGGGATGTAGTGCTAGGTGCTGACTGCACGGTGTGGTTCAATGCCGTTATTCGCGGCGATGTGAACAGCATTCGTATTGGGGAGCGAACCAACATTCAGGATGGAGCCGTGTTGCACTGCACCTACCAGCGGGCAGCTACCACCCTAGGATCGCGCGTCAGCATTGGCCACCGGGCCATTGTGCACGGTTGCACCGTTGAAGACGACGTGCTGATTGGTATGGGCGCCATTGTGATGGATCACGCGATAGTAGGCAAAGGCTGCATTATCGCAGCGGGAGCGGTAGTCCTGGAAAATACCCAGTGCGAGCCCGGCTACCTCTACGCAGGCGTGCCGGCTCGCAAAATAAAGCCGGTGACAGAAGAACAACGTAGCAATTTGTTACGCACAGCCGACAATTATGTGCTGTATGCTAGCTGGTTTAAAGCGGAATAG
- a CDS encoding hemolysin family protein, with amino-acid sequence MGLNILFTVLLVLLNGFFVAAEFALVKLRISQMEVKAQEGNRLAKLTLSLLHNLDAYLSATQLGITLASLALGWIGESVVAEIVLAIIHKLDLTWSADTVHRVALGTSFSLITTLHIVIGEQAPKVLAIQQPENTSLIIAAPLRGFYLITFPFIWMLNKLSNLVAGFFGGQVSHSGDVHSAEEIRLLLDQSKQSGEIQESEHELIENVFEFNDRMVKQIMVPRTKIAAIDVKSPQDTVLETVYSEGYSRIPVYEESIDNIVGILYVKDLLQLIRRNESVELSKIMRPAYFVPETKKINRLLRQFQRKHMHIAIVSDEFGGVSGIVTIEDIIEELVGEIQDEYDNEVPVVEKVSENEYRVNAATPISDANEYLPYALPEGEDYETVGGLLNLIYGNIPEVGDVAVLENYEFRILKRSKRVVELVQLRVTNTQQQDEQPDSELDL; translated from the coding sequence ATGGGCTTAAACATACTATTTACCGTTCTGCTGGTTTTGCTGAACGGATTTTTTGTAGCAGCAGAGTTTGCTTTGGTCAAGCTACGTATCTCCCAAATGGAGGTCAAAGCACAGGAAGGCAATCGATTAGCAAAGCTAACTCTCTCGCTACTCCACAACCTCGATGCTTATCTTTCCGCAACTCAGCTAGGTATTACACTCGCCTCCCTTGCCCTTGGCTGGATCGGCGAGAGTGTTGTAGCTGAGATTGTATTGGCTATTATTCACAAGCTTGATCTGACTTGGTCGGCCGATACAGTGCACCGCGTTGCACTAGGCACATCTTTTTCGCTGATCACCACCTTACACATTGTAATTGGGGAGCAAGCGCCTAAAGTGCTAGCGATTCAGCAGCCTGAAAACACGAGCTTGATCATCGCAGCCCCTTTGCGAGGCTTCTACCTCATCACGTTTCCGTTTATCTGGATGCTTAATAAGCTATCGAACCTGGTAGCGGGCTTCTTTGGTGGTCAGGTGTCGCACAGCGGGGATGTGCACTCCGCCGAAGAGATTCGGTTGCTGCTCGACCAGAGCAAACAGAGCGGTGAGATTCAGGAGTCGGAGCACGAGTTGATCGAGAATGTGTTCGAATTCAACGACCGGATGGTGAAGCAAATCATGGTGCCGCGCACCAAGATTGCTGCCATCGATGTAAAGTCGCCGCAAGACACCGTCCTCGAAACGGTGTACAGCGAGGGATACTCTCGCATTCCCGTGTACGAGGAGTCGATTGACAATATCGTGGGTATTCTCTACGTGAAAGACTTGCTCCAGCTTATCCGGCGCAATGAGTCGGTAGAGCTTTCCAAGATTATGCGCCCGGCTTACTTTGTACCTGAGACGAAGAAGATCAACCGCTTGCTGCGCCAGTTTCAGCGCAAGCACATGCACATTGCCATTGTGAGCGACGAGTTTGGCGGCGTTTCTGGTATCGTCACAATTGAGGATATTATCGAAGAGCTAGTAGGCGAAATTCAGGACGAGTACGACAACGAGGTGCCTGTGGTAGAAAAAGTCTCGGAGAACGAATACCGGGTAAACGCTGCAACCCCTATTTCTGACGCGAACGAGTACCTACCCTACGCGCTACCCGAAGGCGAAGATTACGAAACGGTAGGCGGCCTGCTCAACCTGATTTATGGGAACATTCCAGAAGTAGGCGACGTCGCTGTGCTCGAAAATTATGAGTTCCGCATTCTGAAGCGCTCGAAGCGCGTGGTAGAGTTGGTACAGCTACGCGTTACGAATACGCAACAGCAAGATGAGCAGCCAGATAGCGAGTTAGATCTATAA
- a CDS encoding protein-disulfide reductase DsbD family protein, whose protein sequence is MPRKISLLTFLLAWCFVLAASAQVLTPTKLSTAVSKPAAQVGEEIELIVNAKIDDKWHLYATDFDPDLGPTVFSFTFPKSAAYEIVGKPKSVGATKHFDDVFKGDVMYFEKTGQIRQRIRVLQPGPLTIQASVEYQSCTDVDGRCIPGDEKLSFGTIDVTGKAAAPAKPSKPTGALTPASADSVALATVAPQKATAATSSIAAAPVDTTTGSAAAATSSVTTNAPGSTPSNASAAVVAPAVTAGAAADGGGLWSFGFVAFLSGLAALITPCVFPMVPMTVSFFTGSADSRSQGILKALVYGLSIILIYTIIGVVVARLLGEDGPNFMATHWLPNLIFFVVFVVFGLSFLGLFEITLPHAIVNKADAQADKGGWLGVFFMAFTLVLVSFSCTGPIVATVLGLAARGQTIMPVVGMFGFSLAFALPFTLFAIFPSWLKSLPRSGGWLNTVKVVLGFVELMLALKFLSMADLAYHWNILNRDVYLVLWIVLSALLGLYLLGKFKLSHDSDLPHVSVGRLLMAVLAFSFMVYLVPGLFGAPLPLLAGYLPPQSNRDFSLANTEAPAVAAANTLCEQPRYTEYLELPHGLQGYFDLEQAKRCARQQHKPIFIDFTGHACVNCRKMEATVWSDPQVLKRLREDYVVVALYVDDKTELPKDEWYTSKRDGQEKTTLGKQNADLQVVNYGVNAQPYYVLLNPDGTSNQPIVTPVAYEPDVADFVKFLDAGLASYHQQAAPVASR, encoded by the coding sequence ATGCCTCGAAAAATAAGTTTGCTGACCTTTCTGCTCGCATGGTGCTTTGTGCTGGCAGCTTCGGCCCAGGTGCTCACGCCCACCAAACTCTCTACTGCCGTCAGCAAACCGGCCGCTCAAGTAGGAGAGGAAATAGAGTTGATTGTAAATGCTAAAATCGACGATAAGTGGCACCTCTACGCTACCGACTTCGATCCGGACTTAGGTCCAACGGTATTTTCTTTCACTTTTCCGAAAAGTGCTGCTTATGAAATCGTAGGCAAACCCAAATCGGTTGGGGCAACGAAGCATTTCGACGACGTTTTTAAAGGCGACGTCATGTACTTTGAAAAAACTGGCCAGATTCGTCAGCGCATTCGGGTGCTCCAGCCAGGGCCGCTCACCATTCAAGCTAGCGTAGAATACCAGAGCTGCACCGACGTAGATGGGCGCTGCATCCCCGGCGACGAAAAGCTGAGCTTTGGTACGATCGACGTGACGGGCAAAGCGGCGGCTCCTGCCAAGCCTAGCAAACCAACTGGGGCTCTCACCCCAGCTTCAGCTGATAGTGTTGCCTTGGCCACCGTAGCGCCCCAAAAAGCTACAGCAGCTACCTCGTCAATAGCAGCTGCCCCAGTTGATACAACTACGGGGTCGGCCGCCGCAGCCACGTCATCTGTTACTACCAACGCGCCCGGCTCAACTCCGAGCAATGCATCTGCTGCCGTGGTAGCACCAGCTGTTACCGCTGGCGCCGCTGCTGATGGTGGCGGTTTATGGAGCTTTGGCTTTGTCGCTTTTCTCTCTGGCTTAGCTGCCCTAATTACGCCCTGTGTATTCCCCATGGTACCCATGACGGTGTCGTTCTTCACCGGTAGCGCCGACAGCCGCAGCCAAGGTATTTTGAAGGCTTTGGTGTACGGGTTGTCTATTATTCTGATTTATACCATCATTGGGGTCGTAGTAGCGCGACTGCTGGGGGAAGACGGACCCAACTTCATGGCCACGCACTGGCTGCCTAACCTGATCTTCTTTGTGGTCTTTGTGGTGTTCGGCCTGTCGTTTTTAGGGCTGTTCGAAATTACACTACCGCACGCCATTGTGAATAAGGCCGACGCGCAAGCCGACAAAGGCGGTTGGCTAGGGGTATTTTTTATGGCTTTTACGCTGGTGCTCGTGTCGTTTTCCTGCACAGGTCCTATCGTGGCTACGGTGCTTGGCCTAGCTGCCCGCGGCCAAACGATTATGCCAGTAGTCGGCATGTTTGGCTTCTCGTTAGCGTTTGCGCTGCCTTTTACCCTGTTCGCCATTTTTCCTTCGTGGCTCAAGAGCTTACCGCGGTCAGGAGGCTGGCTTAATACGGTGAAGGTGGTACTAGGCTTCGTCGAACTAATGCTGGCTCTCAAATTCTTGAGCATGGCTGACCTAGCTTACCATTGGAATATCCTCAACCGCGACGTGTATTTGGTGCTGTGGATTGTGTTGTCAGCTCTGTTAGGCTTGTACCTGCTGGGTAAGTTCAAGCTTTCCCACGACAGCGACTTGCCCCACGTTAGCGTCGGCCGTTTGTTGATGGCAGTACTTGCTTTCAGCTTTATGGTGTACTTGGTGCCAGGCTTGTTTGGTGCACCATTGCCACTGCTAGCCGGCTACCTGCCGCCCCAAAGCAACCGGGATTTCAGCCTAGCCAACACGGAAGCACCTGCTGTAGCGGCGGCTAACACCTTATGTGAGCAGCCACGGTATACAGAGTACCTCGAACTGCCACACGGTTTGCAAGGCTACTTCGACTTAGAGCAAGCCAAACGTTGTGCACGTCAGCAGCACAAGCCCATTTTTATTGACTTCACGGGCCACGCCTGCGTGAACTGCCGCAAGATGGAAGCTACCGTTTGGAGCGATCCGCAAGTACTCAAGCGCCTACGCGAGGACTACGTGGTAGTGGCTTTGTATGTCGACGACAAAACTGAGTTGCCTAAAGACGAATGGTACACCTCGAAGCGCGATGGGCAGGAGAAAACGACGCTAGGTAAGCAGAACGCGGACTTGCAAGTAGTAAACTACGGCGTTAATGCCCAGCCTTACTACGTGCTCCTGAACCCTGACGGCACCAGCAACCAGCCCATCGTGACCCCCGTAGCCTACGAGCCTGATGTCGCTGACTTTGTAAAGTTCTTAGATGCTGGGCTCGCTAGCTACCATCAGCAGGCAGCGCCAGTTGCCAGCCGCTAA
- a CDS encoding Lrp/AsnC ligand binding domain-containing protein: protein MRNYELDDTDRKILALLLEDAKMPYTEIARKVHVSGGTVHVRMARMEELGIVQGATLRVDYQKLGYGMTAFLGIYLLKSSLYNSVAEQLRKIPEVVSIYYTTGNYGMFTRIVCRDTQHLRDVLHDQVQHIEGIERTETLISLEETLNRPVQLR from the coding sequence ATGAGGAATTACGAACTTGATGACACCGATCGTAAGATTCTGGCGCTGTTGCTAGAAGACGCCAAAATGCCCTATACTGAGATTGCGCGGAAGGTGCATGTCTCGGGAGGTACGGTGCACGTCCGGATGGCCCGGATGGAGGAGCTAGGTATTGTGCAAGGTGCTACCTTACGCGTTGATTATCAGAAGCTAGGTTATGGAATGACCGCTTTCTTGGGTATCTATCTGCTGAAAAGCTCGCTATACAACAGCGTGGCTGAGCAGTTACGAAAGATCCCGGAAGTGGTAAGTATCTACTACACGACGGGTAACTACGGGATGTTTACTCGCATTGTGTGCCGCGATACGCAGCACCTGCGCGACGTGCTCCACGACCAAGTGCAGCACATTGAAGGCATCGAACGCACCGAGACGCTTATCTCGCTTGAAGAAACGCTTAACCGTCCTGTACAGCTTCGCTAA
- a CDS encoding TonB family protein: MLLGVTPRASYAQSLPAVYLNARNQATVPDSATHYRVVDQKEEAGGHVMREYSLAGTLLLQGTLSAIDPAVRNGLFTWFHPNGAKASQVHYHDDVANGLYLAWYEDGRVSQRGEYANGRRTGRWLSVHRNGQKRSEGHYLVGRQHGEWHYYFNTGQLSAVERLNQGRSLNLALYQADGSPSLAAGQRRRAPEFPGGEAALLSYLARNTVYPKTDRQRNITGSVYVTYTVGEDGQVGQVHVVRGLSPEADSEARRVVASLPAFRPGSEYNVPTAMTYTLPIHFAPSFTLLHGIRPAQEPPTEARAGYPDDGL; the protein is encoded by the coding sequence TTGTTGTTAGGTGTAACTCCCCGCGCGAGTTATGCGCAGAGCTTGCCAGCAGTCTACCTAAATGCCCGGAACCAGGCAACCGTGCCGGATAGTGCTACGCATTATCGCGTAGTAGATCAGAAAGAAGAAGCTGGCGGGCACGTCATGCGCGAGTACTCACTAGCCGGTACGTTGCTGCTACAAGGGACGCTGTCGGCCATTGATCCAGCGGTGCGCAATGGTCTGTTTACCTGGTTTCACCCCAATGGGGCCAAAGCTAGCCAAGTACACTACCACGATGATGTAGCGAATGGCTTATACCTAGCCTGGTACGAGGACGGACGCGTAAGTCAGCGTGGCGAATACGCGAACGGGCGACGTACTGGACGCTGGCTTAGTGTGCATCGCAACGGACAAAAGCGTTCGGAGGGGCATTATTTGGTAGGGAGGCAGCACGGCGAATGGCACTACTACTTTAATACGGGTCAGCTGAGTGCTGTAGAGCGCCTAAACCAAGGGCGTAGTTTGAACCTAGCGCTGTATCAAGCTGATGGCAGCCCTAGCTTGGCCGCAGGACAGCGCCGGCGCGCACCGGAGTTTCCGGGCGGCGAAGCTGCATTGCTCAGTTACCTAGCCCGTAATACCGTTTACCCCAAAACTGACCGGCAGCGCAATATTACGGGCAGCGTATACGTGACCTACACCGTTGGCGAAGATGGCCAAGTAGGGCAGGTGCACGTCGTGCGCGGGCTCTCTCCCGAGGCCGACAGCGAAGCTAGGCGTGTAGTAGCTAGCCTGCCCGCATTCCGACCCGGCTCCGAGTATAATGTGCCGACGGCTATGACGTACACGTTGCCAATCCACTTTGCTCCATCATTTACGCTATTACACGGCATACGTCCGGCCCAGGAGCCACCAACGGAAGCGCGCGCAGGTTATCCGGACGACGGCTTGTGA
- the trxA gene encoding thioredoxin, protein MGHKAIEITDANFDQIINSDKPVLVDFWAEWCGPCRMVGPVVEELAGEYEGKAVIGKVDVDSNPQTSAKFGIRSIPTLLVFKNGQIVDKQVGAVPKHVLAQKLDAQVTA, encoded by the coding sequence ATGGGACACAAAGCCATCGAAATTACCGATGCTAACTTCGACCAAATTATCAACTCCGATAAGCCTGTACTCGTGGACTTCTGGGCCGAGTGGTGTGGCCCGTGCCGCATGGTTGGCCCGGTAGTGGAAGAGTTGGCTGGCGAATACGAAGGCAAAGCCGTTATCGGCAAAGTTGACGTAGATTCTAACCCTCAGACGTCGGCCAAGTTCGGCATCCGCAGCATCCCGACGCTGCTGGTGTTCAAAAACGGCCAAATCGTTGATAAGCAAGTAGGTGCCGTTCCGAAGCACGTACTCGCTCAGAAACTAGATGCGCAAGTAACCGCTTAG